A DNA window from Halococcus salsus contains the following coding sequences:
- a CDS encoding PTS sugar transporter subunit IIA, with protein sequence MLYDIDQLMPTDLITLDEPPAEKEAAIESLLDVVVDAGRVDDREAALAALLEREEETTTGVGKGIAIPHAQTDAIDQASVAFCRSSAGLDFDSMDDEPAHLVFMILVPEGGSDEHLGILASLSRSLMHDDVRESLYEAETAEDVQATMEAAIDDD encoded by the coding sequence ATGCTCTACGACATCGACCAACTGATGCCGACCGACCTGATCACGCTCGACGAGCCACCCGCCGAGAAGGAGGCCGCGATCGAGTCCCTCCTCGACGTGGTGGTCGACGCCGGGCGCGTCGACGACCGCGAGGCGGCGCTCGCGGCGCTCCTCGAACGCGAAGAGGAGACCACCACCGGCGTCGGCAAGGGGATCGCGATCCCCCACGCGCAGACGGACGCCATCGACCAGGCTTCGGTGGCCTTCTGCCGGTCGTCGGCGGGCCTCGACTTCGACTCGATGGACGACGAACCCGCCCACCTGGTCTTCATGATCCTGGTCCCCGAGGGCGGCAGCGACGAACACCTCGGGATCCTCGCGTCGCTCTCGCGCTCGCTGATGCACGACGACGTTCGCGAGTCGCTCTACGAAGCGGAGACCGCCGAGGACGTGCAGGCCACGATGGAGGCGGCGATAGACGATGACTGA
- the ptsH1 gene encoding phosphocarrier protein HPr: MTERTVTVVPEAGLHARPASEFVQTANEYDCDIEVGPVDGDLVDARSMLAVTSLGVGHDEEVRLVAEGEDEEAALDALETVLSTPEGEE; the protein is encoded by the coding sequence ATGACTGAACGCACGGTGACGGTGGTCCCCGAGGCCGGCCTCCACGCCCGGCCCGCCTCCGAGTTCGTCCAGACCGCGAACGAGTACGACTGTGACATCGAGGTCGGACCCGTCGACGGCGACCTCGTGGACGCGCGGAGCATGCTCGCCGTCACGAGCCTCGGCGTCGGCCACGACGAGGAGGTACGATTGGTTGCCGAGGGCGAGGACGAGGAGGCCGCGCTCGACGCACTCGAAACCGTGCTCTCGACGCCGGAGGGCGAGGAGTAA
- the ptsP gene encoding phosphoenolpyruvate--protein phosphotransferase, translating into MTERTLRGIGATPLSAVGSVVWYQPDEAVDLPDPPASETVDSDTERERFESARERAREELETERDRAAERVGSDEAAVFDAHIQFLDDPQIEGEVENGIDSGLPAEHAVKEGFASGIEQFEGMEGRMAERADDLRDVRDRFVRLLVGAERLDLSGLPDGTVVFAERLTPSDTAQLDPDSVAGFVTATGGRTSHAAIFARSLALPAVVGVGDDLLGIEDDTTVVVDGEAGEVVVEPNEGTRKRAAETDRAEVRHEPVTTADGKAIEVAANVGQPVEIEGATERGADGVGLYRTEFLFLDREEPPNEEEQYEAYREALAAFPDGRVVVRTLDIGGDKPIPYLNLPAEENPFLGERGIRRSLGVDDELFETQLRALVRAAGEAEGDLAIMFPLVATVEEFEAGRERVEEVVAELESAGEPVARSEIGTMIETPATAFLAPDLAARADFLSVGTNDLTQYVMAADRGNERVADLHDPCQPAVVRALRQVVAATEGTDTWVGMCGEMAGDPALTELLVGLGFDELSMSAVTLPEVKTRIEAIDSTEAERLAERALDASTKGEVYELLTEANGDRDQ; encoded by the coding sequence ATGACCGAACGAACCCTGCGTGGTATCGGTGCGACACCGCTCTCGGCCGTCGGTAGCGTCGTCTGGTATCAGCCCGACGAGGCCGTCGACCTCCCGGACCCGCCGGCAAGCGAGACGGTCGACTCGGATACGGAGCGCGAACGGTTCGAGTCGGCGCGGGAGCGGGCGCGAGAGGAGTTGGAGACCGAACGCGACCGGGCGGCCGAGCGCGTCGGGAGCGACGAGGCCGCGGTGTTCGACGCCCACATCCAGTTTCTCGACGACCCGCAGATCGAGGGTGAGGTCGAGAACGGGATCGATAGCGGGCTGCCGGCCGAACACGCCGTCAAGGAGGGGTTCGCGAGCGGTATCGAGCAGTTCGAGGGAATGGAGGGCCGGATGGCCGAACGCGCCGACGACCTCCGGGACGTCCGCGACCGCTTCGTGCGGCTCCTCGTCGGCGCGGAGCGGCTGGACCTCTCGGGGCTGCCCGACGGAACGGTTGTATTCGCCGAGCGGCTCACCCCGAGCGACACCGCCCAGTTGGATCCCGATTCGGTGGCGGGGTTCGTCACCGCCACGGGCGGGCGGACCTCTCACGCCGCGATCTTCGCGCGGTCGCTCGCGCTGCCCGCCGTCGTCGGCGTCGGTGACGACCTCCTCGGGATCGAGGACGATACCACAGTAGTCGTGGACGGTGAGGCGGGCGAGGTGGTCGTCGAACCAAACGAGGGAACCCGCAAGCGGGCGGCCGAGACCGACCGTGCCGAGGTCCGCCACGAGCCGGTGACGACGGCGGATGGGAAGGCGATCGAGGTGGCCGCGAACGTCGGCCAGCCGGTCGAGATCGAGGGCGCGACCGAACGCGGGGCCGACGGCGTGGGGCTGTATCGGACGGAATTCCTCTTCCTCGATCGAGAGGAACCTCCCAATGAAGAGGAGCAGTACGAGGCCTACCGCGAGGCGCTCGCGGCGTTCCCCGACGGTCGCGTGGTGGTCCGCACCCTCGACATCGGGGGCGACAAGCCGATCCCCTACCTCAATTTGCCTGCGGAGGAGAACCCGTTCCTCGGCGAGCGCGGGATCCGGCGGTCGCTCGGCGTCGATGATGAACTGTTCGAGACCCAGCTCCGGGCGCTGGTCCGTGCCGCGGGCGAGGCTGAAGGGGATTTGGCCATCATGTTCCCGCTGGTCGCCACGGTCGAGGAGTTCGAGGCCGGGCGCGAGCGGGTCGAGGAAGTGGTCGCGGAGCTCGAATCGGCGGGCGAGCCCGTCGCACGATCCGAGATCGGGACGATGATAGAGACGCCGGCGACGGCGTTTCTGGCACCCGACCTCGCCGCCCGTGCGGACTTCCTCTCGGTCGGCACGAACGACCTCACGCAGTACGTGATGGCCGCCGACCGGGGGAACGAGCGCGTCGCCGACCTCCACGATCCCTGTCAGCCCGCCGTGGTGCGCGCGCTCCGGCAGGTCGTCGCGGCCACCGAGGGTACCGACACGTGGGTCGGGATGTGCGGCGAGATGGCGGGCGACCCCGCGCTGACCGAGCTCCTCGTCGGCCTCGGGTTCGACGAGCTGAGCATGAGCGCCGTCACCCTCCCCGAGGTCAAAACCCGGATCGAGGCGATCGATTCGACCGAGGCCGAACGCCTCGCCGAGCGCGCGCTCGACGCGAGCACGAAAGGAGAAGTGTACGAACTGCTCACAGAAGCCAACGGAGACCGAGACCAATGA
- a CDS encoding PTS fructose transporter subunit IIB, with amino-acid sequence MKLVAVTSCPTGIAHSQMAAESLEQTADRLGHEIQVEIQGAMGAENELDKATIADADAAIIAADTAVSRDRFEAAAVPVVKATVKAAINDTESLFERAEETGGGAKASDTAETETTETEPAESSVDENDEADASAQTGYDDLSPDQIGGDPRKGLFARMKRRFS; translated from the coding sequence ATGAAACTCGTCGCAGTCACGTCCTGTCCGACCGGTATCGCACACAGTCAGATGGCCGCCGAGAGCCTCGAACAGACCGCGGACCGGCTGGGTCACGAGATTCAGGTCGAGATCCAGGGGGCGATGGGGGCCGAGAACGAACTCGACAAGGCAACGATCGCCGACGCGGACGCGGCGATCATCGCCGCCGACACCGCGGTCTCGCGCGACCGGTTCGAGGCCGCGGCCGTCCCCGTCGTCAAGGCCACCGTGAAGGCCGCGATCAACGACACCGAGTCGCTGTTCGAGCGCGCCGAGGAGACCGGCGGGGGAGCGAAAGCGAGCGACACGGCCGAGACGGAAACGACGGAGACCGAACCCGCCGAGTCGAGCGTGGACGAGAACGACGAGGCCGACGCGAGCGCGCAGACGGGCTACGACGACCTCAGCCCGGACCAGATCGGCGGCGACCCGCGGAAGGGGCTGTTCGCCCGGATGAAACGTCGGTTCTCGTAG
- a CDS encoding fructosamine kinase family protein — protein sequence MTTPPEAEVDAALGSAPVSFTALSGGQIGTVYRARLADGRRVVAKVGETPLDLEGRMLRFLASHSDLPVPAVHHASSDLLVIEYVEGETSHDAAVARDAADHLAALHDRQASSYGFERDTVVGPVHQPNPWTDSWVEFYCDHRLRQVLSARSFAPEIGERVESVCADLDDLLAEPDSPSLIHGDVWTTNVLSRDGRVTAFLDPAVYYAHPEVELAYIDWTGTFGEAFFERYREHRGIEPEFFERRRYVYRLYPLLIHVSLFGGRYHDALDRTLDRLGY from the coding sequence GACAGATCGGCACGGTCTATCGCGCGCGCCTCGCCGACGGTCGACGGGTCGTCGCGAAGGTCGGCGAAACGCCGCTCGACCTCGAAGGCCGGATGCTTCGATTCCTCGCCAGCCACAGCGACCTGCCGGTTCCCGCCGTCCACCACGCCTCGTCGGACCTGCTGGTCATCGAGTACGTCGAGGGCGAAACGAGCCACGACGCGGCCGTCGCGAGGGACGCGGCCGACCACCTCGCCGCGCTCCACGACCGGCAGGCTTCGAGCTACGGCTTCGAACGCGACACGGTCGTCGGGCCGGTTCACCAGCCGAACCCGTGGACCGATTCCTGGGTGGAGTTCTACTGCGACCACCGCCTCCGCCAGGTCCTCTCGGCTCGGTCGTTCGCCCCGGAGATCGGCGAACGGGTCGAGTCCGTCTGTGCCGACCTCGACGACCTCCTCGCCGAACCGGACTCCCCATCCCTGATCCACGGCGACGTCTGGACCACGAACGTCCTCTCGCGCGACGGCCGCGTCACCGCGTTCCTCGACCCCGCGGTCTACTACGCCCACCCCGAGGTCGAACTCGCGTATATCGACTGGACCGGCACCTTCGGCGAGGCGTTCTTCGAGCGCTATCGGGAACATCGCGGGATCGAGCCCGAATTCTTCGAGCGCCGGCGCTACGTCTACCGGCTCTACCCGCTCCTGATTCACGTCTCGCTGTTCGGCGGCCGCTATCACGACGCGCTCGACCGGACCCTCGACCGACTCGGCTACTAA